CGGCATCGACAGCGGCCGATTCTCGACGAGTGCGTACGTCCGTCGCCGCTTGGCCCCCGAGAGCGTCACCGATTCGACGCCGGGCGTCGAGGGCGCGCGGTCGACGAACCGAGTCGCGTCGCCATCGATGGCGAACAGCACGGTATCACACCCTTCGGGGGTGCGGTTCCAGTCGACGATGCGCGACTCCTCGATTTCGGGGTCGTTCGCCAGCAGGTCGAAGAACTCCGGCGCGTAGTCGGGCGGTATGCGAGCGGTGACCCGGAGATGTTTCATGCCCGAAGTGTGCCGGAACCGTCACATAAACCCACCTCTCATACGTCACAGAACGCTCTCGGTACCGGCGAACGACGACTCTGACGGCGATGACGAAACCGAACCAGCGACGTGTCGCGAACGATCCCGACCGGCCGGCCACCGCATCGACGGCGGCGATACGCGTTGACGGCCTGCGTGTCACCTACGCGGACGGAACGACTGCCGTCCGGGACGTGTCGCTCACCGTTCCTCGCGGCGAGTTCTTCGGGTTCCTCGGGCCGAACGGTGCTGGCAAGACGACCGCCGTCAAGGTGTTGGCGACGCTGCTGGAACCGACCGAGGGCGAAGTCGTCGTCAACGGTCACGACGCGACCGCGGCGCAGACGGCGGTCAGGGAGACCATCGGATACATGGCACAGGACGTGAGTGTCGACGCGGAACTGACCGCGCGGGAGAACGTCGCGTTCGCCTGCGAGGCCTACGGCGTCCCGCGCGGTCGGCGAGCGGAGCGAATCGCGGAACTGCTCGAACTCGCGGACCTCGGTGACGTCGCCGACACGCCCGCCGAACGGTTTTCCGGCGGGATGAAGAAGCGACTCGACGCCGTGACGGCCCTCGTCCACGACCCGGACCTCGTCTTCCTCGACGAACCGACGACGGGGATGGACCCGAAGGCGCGAAACCGCCTGTGGGATCACTTCCGCCGACTCAACGAGAGGGGGACCACGATATTCCTCACGACCCAGTATCTCGAAGAAGCCGACGCGCTCTGTGACCGCGTCGCCGTCCTCCGGGACGGCCGCATCGCCGCGACGGGGTCGCCCGCCGAACTGAAGCGCCGCGTCGGCGGTCAGATCCTCGAAGTCGACGTGGACGGCGGCCGTGAGACCGCCGAAACGGCGGCCGACGTGGCCCGCGAGGGAACTCGCTTCGGTCCGGACGCGACGGTCGAAACCGTCGACGACACGGTTCGGGTGACGACGACGGACGCCGCCGAGCGCGGCACGGACTACCTGCTTGCGCTCCGCGAAGCGGGCGTCGCCGTGACCGGGTTCGACGTGGACGAACCGACGCTCGACGACGTTTTCTTCGCCATCGCAGACGGGCGAACCGACGGCTTCGACGCCGGGCTCGATGACGAGACGGGGCCGGGATCGTCCGGAGGGACACGATGAGTTCCACGGGCGTCGACACCGGTCAGTCGCGGTCGGCCGGAAACTCCCTCGTCGGAGACATCTGGGTCAATTTCAAGCGGTGGACCCGGAAGGCGATTCGGAATCCGACCGTCGTCTTTCTCGAACTCTTCATGGCGGTGTTCTCCCTGCTGATGTTTACGGCCGTCTTCGGCGACGTCGGCACCCTCGCTATCGAACGGGCCGGATTCGAGGGCGTCGGGTACCTCCCCTTCGTCCTCCCCGCGGCCGTCGTCCAGGTGTCGATGTCGTCCTCGCTCTCCTCTGGCCTCGGACTGGTCGAGGACCTCCAGACGGGGATGTTCGAGAAGGTGACCGTCTCGCCGATGCGCTGGACCGCCGTCTTCGCCGGCAAGGCCGCCGCCGAACTGTTCCGCCTCGTCTGTTACGTGTTCGTCATCTTCGGCCTCGGACTGGCGATGGGTGCCACCGTCGCGACCGGACTCGTGGGGCTGTTCGGCATCGCCCTTGTCTGTGTCCTCTTCGCGCTCTGGTACATGGCGCTCTCGAACGCCGTCGCGGTGGTGACCCGGGACGAGGAGACGCTCGACGCCGTCGGGAACCTCCTCCTGTTCCCGCTTCTGTTTCTCTCCTCGGCGTTCCTCCCCGTGTCGTCGCTGCCAGCGGCGGTACAGGTGGTCGCCACGGTCAATCCGGTCACCTACGGCGTCGACGCGATTCGAGCGCTGGTCCTCGGCCGGGACGTGCTGACAGTCGTCGAGGTGACGGCGTTCGGCGGCGTCTCCGATACCCTCGTGCCGGCGCTCGCGGTTCTCTGTGCGCTCGATGTCGTCTTCGGTGCCGTCTCCGTCTGGCTCATGGGCCGTGCGACGGGATCCGAGGTGGCGTGACCGGGCCGCTCTGACCCGCCCGCCGAATCCGCTGGACGCGTTTCGGCCCTCCCAGTGCCCGCCGGAACCCGCGTGCGCTACGCGACGGTCCCGCTGAGCAGGCCGACGAACCCGCCGCCCATCGTCTCGTAGCGCCGCGCGACCGTCCGCTCGGTGAGTCGCTCCCGGGCCGCGGCCACCCGCCGCTCGAACGCGCTGGCGTGTGACCGACGCGAGAGCCGCGCACCCGGTGCCGAGAGCCTGACGACCCCCTCGAACGCGACGTTCAGCGGCGCGGCGAGCGCGCTCGGACTCCGCTGGAAGTTCAGCAGCGCGACCCGCCCTCCCGGGCGGACGCTGTCGCACCACGCGTCGACGGCCGCCGCGGGGTCCTCGAAGATGCCGGCCACGAACGTCGCGAGCACGGCGTCGGCGTCCCTGATCGGCGGTCGCGCGGCGTCGGCCCGAACGTAGTGGACTGTCTCGCCGGTCCGGTCCGGGTGTTCGGCGGCCCGGTCCAGCATCTCGCGAGTCACGTCGACGCCGACCACTCGCCCCGTCGGGCCGACGCGCTCACGGAGCGCCGGGACGTTCGCGCCAGTGCCACAGCCCATTTCGACGACGGTGTCGCCGGGGGCGAGCGCGAGCGCGTCAGCGGTTCGTTCGCGCCACGACGAGACGCCCGGCGCACTCGCTACCCAGTCGTACAGCCGCGCCCACCGGCCGTAGAACGACTGCGCGTCGGTCACAGGATTTCGCGTGCCGTTTCGGCGACCGACACAGCGTCGTCCCCGAGCAGGTACACGACCGGCTCGATACCCATCGCGCCGGTGTGATAGAGCACGTCGGCCGCCGGGTCGTCAGCCAGCGCGGCCGCGACGGCCGGCTCGACGCTCTCCTCGGCGTCGAACTCGACCACGGTCAGTCCCGCATCCCGCAGCGCGGTCACGACGGACTCGTCGTACCGGACGTTCAACACCGCGCGGGCGTCGCTCCCGGCGGTCCGTACCGCCAGCAACAGCGTCGCGACGTGCTCGCTGACGCCGAACTCCGGGTCCGCCGGAATGGTCGCTCGGCCTTTCACGTCGAGAATCCGTCCCGGGACGGCCGCCACGTCTTCGATGCTCTCGGCGTCTGGGAGACACTGGACGAGGTTCGATCCGACCGCCGGAATAAGCGTCGCGAATCCGCTGGTGTTTTCCAGCACGCTGAGTCCGCGCCGCACCGACGCGAGCGTCCGCTCGGCGGACCGCAGCTGCGAGTCGGGGTCGTGGATGGCGAACTCGTCGTCGTAGTCGCCAAGCTCCGGGACCGCGTCCTCGTGTAACTGCGCGAGGACGCCGCCCTGTTCGAGTTCGCGGACGAACACCTCCGTTTCGACCAGCGCCTGCACCGGACTCATATCGCCGTCTGCCAGCCCGTCAGCCAGTCGCTCGACCAGCTCCTCAAGTCCGCGGTGGGCCAGCAGGTCGTCGTGGCGCGCCACGTCGCCGTGGACGTACTTCGAGACCGCGCTCTGGCTGATGCCGAGCAAGTCCGCGACTTCGGACTGTGTCAGCCCGCGCTCCCTGAGGGCGTCGGCCAGCAGCGAGCGAAACGTCGGCAGGAAGTCGTCGACGACGATCTCCTCGATGAACCGCATCTATTGGTCGCCCCCGAACTCAACTGAGTGCCTCACCGATATCGTGATGCCACGCATGGCGGGCATCACTGATCGCCTCCGAACTCACGATCTCCCTGTATCTTGCTCGCCTGCGGCCCGGACTGGCCCTGATACTTCGAGCCGCGCTCGGCCCCGTACGGGCGGTCAGCGGGCGTCTTGAGTTCGGTGAAGGTGAGCTGCGAGATTCGCATCCCGGGTGTGAGTGCCACTGGAGCGGTGCCGAGGTTCGACAGTTCGAGCGTAATCTGACCCTCGTACCCGGGGTCACACAGGCCAGCCGTCGCGTGGACGACAATTGCGAGCCGGCCCAGCGACGACCGGCCTTCGACGTGGGCGATGAGGTCATCAGGGATGGCGACGCGCTCGTGGGTCGTCCCCAGCACGAAATCGCCGGGATGGAGGATGAACTCGTCGTCCTCGGCGACCACAGTCTCGTCGACGTAGTCGGCGACTTCGTCCTCGGAGTTCGGGTGGATACAAGGGATGTTGGCGTGCTGGAACTCTAGGAACTCCCGTCCGAGACGGAGATCGACGCTGGCCGGCTGAATCTGGATGTCCGGGTCGTCGAGCGGTTCGACGACGAGGTCACCCTGTTCCAGCCGCCGGAGAATATCCGCATCTGAGAGTATCATGAGAGTGGCGTGTGCGGCCGGAAGCCTAAACTCCCCGATTCTCAGGAGAGGACCACGGGCAGCGTCGCAGCGATGACGGCGATGGCGACTGCCGCGTATCTGCTAATCTCGTGGACGACTCGGAGGCCGCTAGCCCAGACAGCTGCCTGCCAGACGGCAGTGCCGATCTGTATTGCAAGGAACACGAGTCCAGAAAGCCCGTTCTGTAGACCTCGGACCTGTTCGAGTAGGACCGCCGGCGAGGACGCGGAGAGGTCGGTGTTTGCAGCAAAGAAGACGAGTGCAGCACCACCGGCGACGACGCCGACCACGGACGGGAGTAGCCCCCAAGCGGTGATCTCTGCTGTCTCGCCGAACTTGCCGGAGCCGCCGGCTAGCTTTGCGCCGACATACAAACCGATCATCAGTCCGATCCAGACAATAACGAAGCCGAAAAACAGCCCCGGAAGGGCCTCAGTCGCATAGTCCCAGATAATCGACCCGAGTTCAACAGTTTGTGTCGCCGGCTCGTCACAGCCGGAAACGGTTATTCCGCCGACACCGCCGTCTTCGCACATCTGCTCTGGCGGCCGTGCGGGGTTGTCTCTCTCCACGGTTCCGGTAAACTGGGCGGCGAACAGTCGGAGCGCGACTCCGAGAACGACTGTGACGGCGACGGCGATACCGAGAGCAAGGCCGCCGCCGCGGAATCCGTTCAGCCGGTCTCGTCGCTGTTCGAAGAACGCGCCCGGTCGCAGGAGGAACGCTCGGATAGAGGAGGGCATCTCCGGGGTGTGCTCGGCCACGGCGTATGTACTCTGTGGTATGTGCAACCGTGGAGGGAGTCCGACGGGCGTTTAAGTACGGGTGGCCATGTAATCGTATGAAGCAGGCTATCGTCGCGCGGGCCGACCTCGGTATGGGCGAGGGCAAGCTCGCCGCCCAAGTTGCCCACGCCTCGCTGTCGGCCTACGAGGACGCCGGCCCGAAACCCCGCAAAGCCTGGAAGGGCGCGGGGCAGAAGAAAGTCGTCCTGAAGGCCACGAGCGAGTCCGAGCTGTTCGAACTCGCGGACGTGGCCGAGCGCGAAGGCCTGCCGCATGCGGTCGTCCGGGACGCCGGCCACACACAGCTCGATCCGGGGACCGTCACGGCGCTCGCCGTCGGCCCCGCCGAGGACGAGCTGGTGGACCGCGTCACCGGCGACCTGCCGCTGTTCTGAGGGCAGCGGTCCGCGATACGGTTATATAAGAGCAACCCTAACCTCAGGTGAACAACAACACCACACATCATGCAAGGAAACGAACAACAGGCCTACGACCGCGGGATTACCATCTTCTCCCCGGACGGACGCCTCTATCAGGTCGAGTACGCACGAGAAGCTGTCAAGCGCGGGACCGCAAGCGTCGGGGTCCGCACCGCGGACGGTGTGGTCATCGCCGCCGACCGCCACGCCCGCTCGCCGCTCATCGAGCGCGACAGCATCGAGAAGATTCACGAGATCGATTCCCATGTCGGTGTCGCCAGCGCGGGCCACGTGGCCGACGCCCGCCAGCTCATCGACGTAGCGCGCCGGCAAGCGCAGGTCAACCGCCTGCGCTACGACGAGCCGGCCTCCGTCGAGTCGCTGACCAAGGAGATCACGGACTACATCCAGCAGTACACCCAGACCGGCGGCGCACGCCCGTTCGGTGTGGCGCTGCTGGTTGCTGGTATCGAAAACGGCGAGCCGCGCCTGTTCGAGACAGATCCGTCCGGGACGCCCTACGAGTGGCAGGCCGTCGCCATCGGTGGCTCTCGCGAGGACATCCAGTCGTTCCTCGAAGACGAGTACGCCGAGGAGATGGACCTCGAAGGCGGCATCGAGCTCGCGCTCCGGGCGCTGGCCTCGGTCAACGAGGACGGCCTCGACGCGACCGGCGTCGACATCGCCACCATCGACGTCGAGACCGAGCAGTTCGAAAAGCTCGCCGAGGACGATATCGCCGAGCGGCTCGATGAGTTCGAACTCGGAGGTGCGGAGTAATGCACGACCCCGAGAACCGACTGACCGACGCCTACGAACCCGAAGTCGGCAATCTGCCGAACGAGGACGGCGGCCGCGACGAGGAGAACGTCGTCAAGACCGGGACGACGACGGTCGGCCTTTCGACGGAGAACGGCGTCATCATCGCGACGGATCGACGCGCCTCCCTCGGTGGCCGCTTCGTCTCGAACAAGCAGGTCCAGAAGGTCGAGCAGATTCACCCGACGGCCGCGATGACGCTGGTCGGCAGCGTCGGCGGGGCCCAGTCGTTCATCCGCTCGCTGCGCGCGGAGGCTGACCTCTATGAGGTCCGCCGCGACGAACCGCTCTCGATTCACGCACTGGCGACGCTCTCGGGCAATTTCGCCCGTGGCGGCCCGTACTTCGCCATCAACCCAATCGTGGGCGGCGTCGATGAGGAAGGTAGCCACGTCTACAGCGTCGACCCCGCTGGCGGCGTGCTCGAAGACGACTACACCGTCACCGGCTCCGGGACGATGGTCGCGACGGGGACCATCGAAGGGCAGTACGACCCCGAAATGAGCCTCGACGAGGCCCGTGATCTGGCCATCCGCGCGGTCAACGCTGCGGCCGAGCGTGACACCGGGTCCGGCAACGGCGTCGTGCTCGCGGAAATCACCGACGAGGGCGTCGACATCGACGCCTTCGACGACTACGAGTCGGCCGAGTAACCCGGCCGTTCCGGTCTTCGCTTTCTCCAGTTGTCGCCGGGTAGTCCCTACTCACGCGGCACGACCCGCATCGGATAGTCCGACTGCCGCATGATGTCCTGCGCGACACTGCCGAAGATGAGCCGGTCGGTCTGGCTCCGCTTGCGGACGCCGATGACGAGTTCGTCGGCGTCGACCTCCGCCGCGATGTCGAAGATATCATTGGCTGGACTGTTGCCCCGGATTATCTGGTAGGTCTCCACCGACACCCGGTCGCCCAGCCGGTCCGAGACGACTTCGAGTGCGGCCTTCCCGTCGGCGACCGCTTCCGACGACGTACTATCGCCGCCGCGCTGTGAATTGACTGCGTAGACGCTGTCGTCCGGGTCAAGGACGCCTTCGAGGTACGAACACAGCGTTTCGCTGACTGTCTCGGAGTTTGTCGCGAGCACGAAGGTCTGCATATTCGATGTCCTTCACGCATCATGATAAGTATGTGTCTTGTTACCACGAAGTGCCGTCTCTTCAGGCCCTCGCGGTCGCCGGGCTATTCGGTCAGGACCAGCCAACCGACGGCGAGAAAGACGGCGAGCACGAGCAGAATCGACCCCCAAGCCAGCGCCGCGAACGCCGTCGACCCGAGTGCGGCGAGGGGGAGGACGGCTGCTGGAGTCACTCTTCGGACCCCCCGTCAGCCACTGGGTCGTCGAGTGCGCGGACCTCCCGCCCGAGGCTGTCGAGGTCAGCGTCAGCCCCGCCCAGCAGCGTCGCCGCGACGGTGAGGGCAGCCGAGACGAGCGTCGCGCCGGCAAAGGCAATCAGGAACGACGGGGCCGGCAGGACGCTCCCGACGCCCGGTATCGTGGCGACGAGGCCACGGAGTGACGGGAAGTAAGCGAACCCGACAAGCAGGCCCGCCACACCCGAGACTAGCGCGCCCGGCCCGGTGAGCCGCTCGGTGTAGAGGCCGGCGAGGAACGGAACGAAGACGCCGGCGGCCAGCAGGTCAGCTGTCAGAAATAACTGGAGCACGCTGTACCCCTGTGCGCCGATGAAGATTGCACCGAGTGCGACAGCGATGGTCAGCCCGCGGCCGCCCAGCCACAGAGTCCGCTGGTCGGGGTCGTCGAGCAGTCGAGCGAGGTCAGCCGTGACGACGCTGGCGATGGCGTTGAACATCGTGTCGGCGGAACTCATCACCAGCAAGACGGCGAGGACGACGACAGCGAGGGTCACCCACGTCGGGAACGCCTCGGCCACCACGAGGAAGAAGGCGATGCTCGCAGAGCCGGATTCGGTGAGGCCCAGTCCCGTGGCGGCGATGCCGAACAGGCCGGCGAGCAGCAGCATCGGGACGACGACGACGGCGGCGATGCCCAGTCCGCGCCGCAAGGCACCCTCACCGTCGGCGGCGTACACCCGCTGCCAGACACCCTGATTCAGCATATTTGCACCGAGGAGGGCGAAGGCGACGTACAGCCCGAACTCCAGACCGGGACCGAATCCGGGGTCCAGAAGCGTCGGGTCAGCCGAGACCACTGTCGCGTGGAGTTCGCTCGCGACCCCAAGCGAGAGGAGCGCGCCGCCGAAGCCAACGGCCAAGAGCGGCAGGATGACCAGTGTCTGGATAGTGTCGGTGACGATACTCGCCAGCAGACCGCCGTAAGTCGTGTAGACGAGGACGAACCCGCCGATGAGCAGCGAAGTCTGCCAGAGGGGCACGTCGGCGACGAGCGCGAGCGCACCGGCGATGCCGGTCATCTCCGCGGCGAGGAAGATGAACATATAGAACACCGAGACGAGCAGGACGAGCAGGTACATCCCGGACCCGAACCGAGCGTAGGCGAACTCCGTCAGCGAATGGCCCGCGGGCATCACCTCACGGATGCGAGCGCCCACCGGAATAAAGAGGAGGAGCGGAATCGCGCTCCCGATGGCGTAGCCGAGCACGGCCGGTAATCCGCCGAAAGCGGCCCCCGCCTCGGCGGGGCTCAGCAGAATCCAGACGCCCATCATGGACGCGATGACTGTCGCGGCGAGCGTCCCGCTACCGGCCGATTCGCGGGCCGAGATGTACGTCTCCACCGAATCGATGCGGCCGCGAGCGGCGAAGAGACCGACGCCCGTAAACACGACCACGGTCGCCGCGGTCAGGCCGAGAACGACTGCCGAGGAAACCATCTATGGGCTCACCTCGCTCTCGGCTGTCGCCGGCGTCTCTTCGTAGGCCGTCTCGAAGAACTGCCGTTCGAGCGTGACCGTGCGGTCGAACAGCGACGCGACGCGGGCCTCCCGGCGGGGCGAAAGCGTCGGCCCGACGGCATCGAGTTCGCCACGGAGCCACTCGACGAACGCGACGAACGAGTCGACGGCGTGGAGGTCCACCCACTCGGCGAAGTAGAAGGGCAGTCCCATGCCGGCGCTGGGCAGGCCGTCGCCGTCTGGGTCGCCGTGCGTGTCCGCGGCCGCTGTCGCCCACGACTCGTATATCCACTCCGCCGGGACGAGGACGGCGAGCGTTTCGGCG
The Haloarcula sp. CBA1129 genome window above contains:
- the psmB gene encoding archaeal proteasome endopeptidase complex subunit beta → MHDPENRLTDAYEPEVGNLPNEDGGRDEENVVKTGTTTVGLSTENGVIIATDRRASLGGRFVSNKQVQKVEQIHPTAAMTLVGSVGGAQSFIRSLRAEADLYEVRRDEPLSIHALATLSGNFARGGPYFAINPIVGGVDEEGSHVYSVDPAGGVLEDDYTVTGSGTMVATGTIEGQYDPEMSLDEARDLAIRAVNAAAERDTGSGNGVVLAEITDEGVDIDAFDDYESAE
- the dcd gene encoding dCTP deaminase, whose translation is MILSDADILRRLEQGDLVVEPLDDPDIQIQPASVDLRLGREFLEFQHANIPCIHPNSEDEVADYVDETVVAEDDEFILHPGDFVLGTTHERVAIPDDLIAHVEGRSSLGRLAIVVHATAGLCDPGYEGQITLELSNLGTAPVALTPGMRISQLTFTELKTPADRPYGAERGSKYQGQSGPQASKIQGDREFGGDQ
- the pth2 gene encoding peptidyl-tRNA hydrolase Pth2; its protein translation is MKQAIVARADLGMGEGKLAAQVAHASLSAYEDAGPKPRKAWKGAGQKKVVLKATSESELFELADVAEREGLPHAVVRDAGHTQLDPGTVTALAVGPAEDELVDRVTGDLPLF
- a CDS encoding ABC transporter permease: MSSTGVDTGQSRSAGNSLVGDIWVNFKRWTRKAIRNPTVVFLELFMAVFSLLMFTAVFGDVGTLAIERAGFEGVGYLPFVLPAAVVQVSMSSSLSSGLGLVEDLQTGMFEKVTVSPMRWTAVFAGKAAAELFRLVCYVFVIFGLGLAMGATVATGLVGLFGIALVCVLFALWYMALSNAVAVVTRDEETLDAVGNLLLFPLLFLSSAFLPVSSLPAAVQVVATVNPVTYGVDAIRALVLGRDVLTVVEVTAFGGVSDTLVPALAVLCALDVVFGAVSVWLMGRATGSEVA
- a CDS encoding ABC transporter ATP-binding protein, with amino-acid sequence MTKPNQRRVANDPDRPATASTAAIRVDGLRVTYADGTTAVRDVSLTVPRGEFFGFLGPNGAGKTTAVKVLATLLEPTEGEVVVNGHDATAAQTAVRETIGYMAQDVSVDAELTARENVAFACEAYGVPRGRRAERIAELLELADLGDVADTPAERFSGGMKKRLDAVTALVHDPDLVFLDEPTTGMDPKARNRLWDHFRRLNERGTTIFLTTQYLEEADALCDRVAVLRDGRIAATGSPAELKRRVGGQILEVDVDGGRETAETAADVAREGTRFGPDATVETVDDTVRVTTTDAAERGTDYLLALREAGVAVTGFDVDEPTLDDVFFAIADGRTDGFDAGLDDETGPGSSGGTR
- the psmA gene encoding archaeal proteasome endopeptidase complex subunit alpha, giving the protein MQGNEQQAYDRGITIFSPDGRLYQVEYAREAVKRGTASVGVRTADGVVIAADRHARSPLIERDSIEKIHEIDSHVGVASAGHVADARQLIDVARRQAQVNRLRYDEPASVESLTKEITDYIQQYTQTGGARPFGVALLVAGIENGEPRLFETDPSGTPYEWQAVAIGGSREDIQSFLEDEYAEEMDLEGGIELALRALASVNEDGLDATGVDIATIDVETEQFEKLAEDDIAERLDEFELGGAE
- a CDS encoding sodium:proline symporter, with amino-acid sequence MVSSAVVLGLTAATVVVFTGVGLFAARGRIDSVETYISARESAGSGTLAATVIASMMGVWILLSPAEAGAAFGGLPAVLGYAIGSAIPLLLFIPVGARIREVMPAGHSLTEFAYARFGSGMYLLVLLVSVFYMFIFLAAEMTGIAGALALVADVPLWQTSLLIGGFVLVYTTYGGLLASIVTDTIQTLVILPLLAVGFGGALLSLGVASELHATVVSADPTLLDPGFGPGLEFGLYVAFALLGANMLNQGVWQRVYAADGEGALRRGLGIAAVVVVPMLLLAGLFGIAATGLGLTESGSASIAFFLVVAEAFPTWVTLAVVVLAVLLVMSSADTMFNAIASVVTADLARLLDDPDQRTLWLGGRGLTIAVALGAIFIGAQGYSVLQLFLTADLLAAGVFVPFLAGLYTERLTGPGALVSGVAGLLVGFAYFPSLRGLVATIPGVGSVLPAPSFLIAFAGATLVSAALTVAATLLGGADADLDSLGREVRALDDPVADGGSEE
- a CDS encoding thiamine-phosphate synthase family protein — translated: MRFIEEIVVDDFLPTFRSLLADALRERGLTQSEVADLLGISQSAVSKYVHGDVARHDDLLAHRGLEELVERLADGLADGDMSPVQALVETEVFVRELEQGGVLAQLHEDAVPELGDYDDEFAIHDPDSQLRSAERTLASVRRGLSVLENTSGFATLIPAVGSNLVQCLPDAESIEDVAAVPGRILDVKGRATIPADPEFGVSEHVATLLLAVRTAGSDARAVLNVRYDESVVTALRDAGLTVVEFDAEESVEPAVAAALADDPAADVLYHTGAMGIEPVVYLLGDDAVSVAETAREIL
- a CDS encoding class I SAM-dependent methyltransferase yields the protein MTDAQSFYGRWARLYDWVASAPGVSSWRERTADALALAPGDTVVEMGCGTGANVPALRERVGPTGRVVGVDVTREMLDRAAEHPDRTGETVHYVRADAARPPIRDADAVLATFVAGIFEDPAAAVDAWCDSVRPGGRVALLNFQRSPSALAAPLNVAFEGVVRLSAPGARLSRRSHASAFERRVAAARERLTERTVARRYETMGGGFVGLLSGTVA
- a CDS encoding universal stress protein, translated to MQTFVLATNSETVSETLCSYLEGVLDPDDSVYAVNSQRGGDSTSSEAVADGKAALEVVSDRLGDRVSVETYQIIRGNSPANDIFDIAAEVDADELVIGVRKRSQTDRLIFGSVAQDIMRQSDYPMRVVPRE
- a CDS encoding YIP1 family protein encodes the protein MPSSIRAFLLRPGAFFEQRRDRLNGFRGGGLALGIAVAVTVVLGVALRLFAAQFTGTVERDNPARPPEQMCEDGGVGGITVSGCDEPATQTVELGSIIWDYATEALPGLFFGFVIVWIGLMIGLYVGAKLAGGSGKFGETAEITAWGLLPSVVGVVAGGAALVFFAANTDLSASSPAVLLEQVRGLQNGLSGLVFLAIQIGTAVWQAAVWASGLRVVHEISRYAAVAIAVIAATLPVVLS